GGCCGTAAAGATCCACGCAGCGGCGGCGTGATTATGGCGAAAGATATCGATCGCAGCCGTCTGGATACCATTCTGGCTGAAGATCCTTTTGTCGCAGTTGCCCATTACGAGGTGATCAAAGTGAATATTTCGCTGACCTCAGAGGCGTTAAAGGCGCTGGCCGAGAGTTAGCCAACAGACAACGCCTAATCAACGATGCAAAAAAGGCGACCTCTCAGTCGCCTTTTTAATCCGCTACAGAGCCTTACTCGTGCAGCCCGCATTCGCGTTTTAAGCCGAAGAAGCGCGTCTCTTCCTCAGCCATGCCTGGCTCCCACTTACGCGTGGTATGCGTATCGCCCACGGAAAGATAGCCTTCATCCCACAGTGGGTGATAACCCAGGCCGTGCTGCTGCAGATATTGATAAACCTGACGGTTATCCCAGTCGATAATCGGCAGCACTTTAAACACCTCGCGCTGCACCGCCAGTACCGGCAAATTAGCGCGGCTGCCAGACTGCTCGCGCCGCAAACCGGCAAACCAGCTCTGCGCGCCGAGCGTCTGCAACGCCCGGTTCATCGGCTCAACCTTATTAATTTCGTTATAGCGCTCAATCCCTTCCACGCCCTGCTCCCACAGCTTGCCGTAGCGCGCTTCCTGCCACGCCGGCGACTGCTCCGCACGAAATATCTTCAGGTTCAGATCCAGCTTCTCCGTCAGCTCATCGATAAAGCGATAGGTCTCTGGGAACAGATAGCCGGTATCGGTCAGGATCACCGGGATGTCTGGCTTCTGGCGCGTCACCAGATGCAGCGATACCGCCGCCTGAATACCAAAGCTGGAAGAGAGAACAAACTCACCCGGCAGATTTTCCAGCGCCCAGATCACGCGATCCTCGGCGGAGAGCGCTTCCAGTTGCGTATTCACCTCAGCCAGCGCCATGATGCGCTCAACCTTCGGTAACTCATTCAGTGCTGCGAGATCGAGTACAGACATTATCCCCTCCGTTATTCCCAGAAATCCCGGGCTGGATCGACCACCGGTTTTACCACGCCGGCGCGAATGGTGAAGTCGCCGAAGCCTTCGCCCGGGGTGCGCTCTTGCGCCCAACGGCCAACCAGTTCGTCGATATGCGTCAGAATCTCATCTTCGGTGATATTTTCACGGTACATACGCGGAATACGCGTGCCGCTGCGGTTACCGCCAAGATGCAGGTTATAGCGTCCCGGCGCTTTGCCTACCAGACCCACCTCCGCCAGCATCGCACGGCCGCAGCCGTTCGGACAGCCGGTTACGCGCAATACGATATGCTCGTTGCCGACGCCGTGCGTTGACATGATCTCTTCCACGCGGGTTACAAAAGCAGGCAGGAAACGCTCCGCTTCCGCCATTGCCAGCGGACAGGTTGGGAACGCCACGCAGGCCATCGAGTTTTCACGCTGCGCGGTGACATTTTCCATCAGCGCATGTGAACGGGCGATCTCTTCGATCCGCGCCTTTTCGCTTTCCGGTACGCCCGCCACAATCAGATTCTGATTGGCGGTCAGACGGAAATCGCCCTGATGAATTTTGGCGATCTCCGCCACGCCGCTTTTCAACGGGCGCCCCGGATAGTCCAGCAGACGGCCGTTCTCAATAAACAGCGTCAGATGCCATTTATCATCAATCCCCTTCACCCAGCCAAAGCGGTCGCCGCGCGTGGTGAATTCATACGGACGGATCGGCTCAAAGGTGATGCCGGCGCGTCGTTCCACTTCCGCTTTAAAAGTCTCTACGCCGACGCGCTCAAGGGTATATTTGGTCTTGGCGTTCTTACGATTGGTACGGTTGCCCCAGTCACGCTGGGTGGTGACCACCGCTTCGGCGACCGCCAGCGTTTTATCCAGCGGCAGATAACCAAACTCGCTGGCGGTGCGGGCGTAGGTTTCCTTATTGCCATGCTCAATCGACAAACCGCCGCCCACCAGCAGGTTAAAGCCTACCAGCTTGCCGTTCTCGGCAATGGCGACAAAGTTCAGATCGTTAGCGTGCAGATCCACATCATTATGCGGCGGCACTACCACCGTGGTTTTAAACTTACGCGGCAGATAGGTGGCGCTGAGGATCGGCTCCTCTTCGGTGGTGGCGACCTTTTTCTCATCCAGCCAGATCTCGGCATAGGCGCGGGTACGCGGCAGCAGATGCTCGGAAATTTTCTTCGCCCACTCGTACGCTTCCTGATGCAGTTCAGACTCGACCGGGTTAGAGCTGCACAGCACGTTGCGGTTCATATCGTTGGCGGTGCCGATCGCATCCAGCCCCACTTCGTGCAGCATCTGATGTGCCGGTTTAACATTCTTTTTCAGGATGCCGTGGAACTGGAACGTTTGACGGTTGGTCAGGCGTACGCTGCCGTACAGGGTATTTTCTGTGGCGAATTTCTCAATCGCCAGCCACTGCTTCGGCGTAATGATGCCGCCCGGCAGACGGCAGCGTAGCATCATCGCATGACGCGGCTCCAGCTTCTGCTCGGCGCGTTCGGCGCGAATATCGCGGTCATCCTGCTGATACATGCCGTGAAAGCGGATCAGCAGAAAGTTATCGCCGCTGAAGCCGCCGGTCAGGCCATTGTTCAAGTCTTCAGCAATCGTCCCGCGCAGAAAATTGCTCTCTTTTTTCATGCGCTCCGCATCGGAGAGTTTTCCTTCGACGACCAGCGGTCCAGGGTGTTTTTCACTCATTAGTAAACATCTCGCTGATAACGGCGCTCAATGCGCAGCTCACTTAAAAATTCATCAGCCGATTCAAGGTCCATTGCGCCCTGTTCGGCTACCACTTCCAGTAACGCCTGCTCAACGTCTTTCGCCATACGGTTGGCGTCGCCGCAGACATAAATGTGCGCGCCTTCCTGCAACCAGCGCCACACTTCCGCGCCTTTCTCGCGGATTTTGTCCTGTACGTATATTTTATGCTGTTGATCACGCGACCAGGCTAAATCGATATTGGTCAGCAGCCCCTCTTTTACATAGCGCTGCCATTCCACCTGATAAAGGAAATCTTCGGTGAAATGCGGATTACCGAAGAACAGCCAGTTCTTGCCGCCGGCGCCGTCGTTCTCACGCTGCTGCATGAAAGCGCGGAACGGCGCGATGCCGGTGCCCGGCCCGATCATAATCACCGGCGCATCCGGGTTCGCAGGCAGACGGAAATTATCGTTATGCTCAATAAATACCCGCACTTCGCCCTCATCTTCCAGCCTGTCGGCCAGATAGCTGGAGGCGCCGCCCGCGCGCGGACGACCGTCAATCTCATAACGCACCGCACCGACGGTAATATGCACTTCGTTTTCCGTCTCGGCCTGGGAAGAGGCGATGGAATAGAGACGCGGCGTTAACGGACGCAACAGCGATAATAGCTGCTCCGGATTCAGTTCGCCGGGTGCCTGACGCGCCATATCCACAATCGGGACGGTTTGCGCATAGTGTTGCAGCTGGGCCTTATCCGCCACCAGCGCCAGCAGCTTCTCGTTGCGCACCAGTTTGGCGTACTGCTCAACGATTTGCGGCGTGTTCACCGTCAGCTCAAAATGTTGCTGCAGCGCCTGGGAAAGCGGCAGGCTTTGCCCTTTCACCTCAACCGTTTCATCGCCGCGCAGCCACAGCAGTTCAGTCAGCTCTTTCACCAGCGCCGGATCGTTCTCATACCAGACGCCAAGCGCGTCGCCCGGCTGATAGCGCAGCCCGGCATCGCCTAAATCAATTTCGATATGGCGCACATCTTTATCAGAGGCGCGGCCGGTAATCTTCTGGTTAACCGCAAGCGTTGCCACCAGCGGTTCGTCACGCGTATAAGGCGTGGTGAACACTTCATTAAAGGTGCCGGTGGCGGTAGCGGCGGCCTGCGCTGGCGTCTCAGCCGGTACGCGTTTTTGCAGCAGCGCCACAATTTCCTTGCGCCATTTTTCTGCGTCGGCAGCAAACTCTACGTCGGCATCAACGCGATCGAGCAGCCGCTCCGCCCCCAGTTCCGCCAGGCGGCTGTCGAAATCTTTCCCCGCCTTGCTGAAAAACTCATAGGAGGTATCGCCCAGGCCAAACACCGCGAAGGCGGTCTCCGGCAGCTTCGGCGCTTTTTTCGACATCAGGTACTTATGTAGCGCGACCGCCTCTTCCGGCGGATCGCCCTCGCCCTGCGTTGAGGTCACCACCAGCAGCAGTTTCTCCTGGGCGATCTGTTTGAATTTATAGTCGCCGGCGTTAACCAGCTTTACATTCAGCTTAGCGGCCAGTAGATCGTCACGCAGCTGTTCCGCCACCCGGCGCGCATTACCGGTTTGCGAAGCGGAAAGCAGCGTAATGGCCGGCGCCTCAGCGGCAGGCGCGGGCGCATTCTGTGAAACGGCAACAGCACCGGGCGACTGGTTTACCACCCCCCAGAAATAGCCGGAAATCCATGCCAGCTGCGTCGTTGATAAATCATGAGTCGCCGCCTGCAAGCGGGCGAGCTGCTCCGGATCGAGCGGGAGCAAAGAACCTGGGGGTGCCTGAGTCGTCATTGCCTTGATAATTCCAGTATCAGTGGAGCCAAACCGTTCAGAGACGGAAGATAGGGTAGAGGTTACCGAGTCGCATATTAACCGGTAAATAAGGGTTAGAAATAATAAATAACCAAAACGCCTAAACACTTTTTCCGATAACGCTTAACGCTTTAGCTTCTTTTAAAAAATCCTATTTATCAGCGGGTTAGCTAGCGAGTATTTAATGAGCATGGGCAAAAATGGCGGTAACAGGGGAAACGGGTGCGAAAAATCTGTTTTTCCGGTAGACTTCGGCGGTTTTTGCAACAACTGAGATACCGATTATGGCAACCACGCTTTTTAAAGATTTCCAGTTCGAAGCCGCTCACCGTCTGCCGCACGTGCCTGAAGGCCATAAGTGTGGACGCTTGCACGGTCACTCATTCCTGGTGCGTCTTGAAATCACCGGCGATGTCGACCCTTATACCGGCTGGATTATGGATTTCGCCGAGCTGAAGGCCGCTTTTAAACCGGTATACGATCGTCTCGATCACTATTATCTGAACGATATCCCCGGTCTGGAAAATCCTACCAGCGAAGTGCTGGCGCAGTGGATTTGGCAACAGATGAAACCGGTCGTACCGCTGCTTAGCGCAGTGATGATCAAAGAAACCTGCACCGCCGGCTGCGTATACCGCGGCGAGTAAGCGTGCTTAACGCTCTTTCTTGCCCAGCCAGCGTTCTTTCTGTAACGCGCCGTTAATAGCAATATCCAGTACAGGCGATGGGGGAAGCCAGTTCGCTTTGCCCAGCGCCTGCATCTCTGCCAGCAGCGGATTATCCTGCCCCACGGCATAATCCGCCAGCAGCTCGCCGGCAATGGTCTGTTTTGAGATCCCCGCCCCGTTACAACCGCCAGCCGTATATAAAGCGTTATTTATTTTACCCCACTGCGGCGCGCCGTTACGCGTCACGCTAATGGTTCCCGACCAGCAGTGGCTAAACGTCACCTCTTCAAGCTGCGGATAAACTTTGCGAAACAGCTGATGATGCAGGCGGGCCGCCCGCTGTGTCTGACGTGCGCTAACGGTGCCACGCAGCGCCGGGATCACATGCTGGCGGATAAGGAAACGGCGATCTTCGGTAAAGCGTAGCGTGGCGCCGGCAATGGCATTCACTGGCGTCAATCCCCAGCTAGCCATTTTCGGCAGCCGGGCCAGTTGCCGATCGGTAAGCGGCGGCGTCAGGCTGGCGAAAGTTGCCATTGCCGCCTGTCGACGCAGGCCGGGCAGCAGATGGCCCGATAAGGCATTGGTCGCCAGCATCGCTTTTGGCGCCCGCACCGCGCCCGTAGCAGTATAAACCGTCACGCCCTGATGATAATCGATCGCCAGCGCCGGACTGTGATACCAGAGCGAGACATTTTCAGGCAGCGTAGCGGCCAGGCCGGCAATCAGCAGGGCCGGATTCACCAGCACCGTATCCGGCGTAAAGATCGCCTTGTGATAAAAGCGGGTGCCCAGCTTCTCCTGTAAGGCGTCGCTATCCAGCAGCTGATAATCTTCCGCCATCTGCTCCAGGCTGGCGCAGTAGTGCCGTAGAATCTTTTCCTGTCCGGCCGCCACCTGACAGTGATATTTTCCGGCGGCTTCCCATCCGCATTCGATGCGATGCTCATCCACCAGTCCCTTTAATCGTTGCATCCCCGCCTGCAACAATTGGCGATAAGCATGGGCTTGTTTTAGCTCGGCGGTTGAGCTGCCGATATTGTGCGGCAGACCGATGATAAAACCAGAGTTCCTGCCGGATGCACTGTCATAAGCGGTGCCGGCCTCCAGCACCGCGATTTTCCAGGCGGGCTTTAACTGCGCCAGCCGCCGGGCGAAAGCCAGTCCGGCATAGCCGGCGCCAATCACCACCCAATCAGCATCGATCGTCGCGGTTAACGCCGGGAAAATAGGCGGCTGCGGATGCTGGCTAAGCCAGCCGGAGATATTTTGATTAAGCGGCAGATGATGCATAACCCTTCCTCTGGTGTGGTCATTCCAAAAACAGAAGTGTACCACCCGCAGGCAAGGGCGTTAATCAGGCAATATTGAGATATTTATGTGTCTGCATCGAAAGGCGCCAGTTACGGGCAATGCAGGTGGCGATGCAGAGACGGGTCGCATCCTCTTTCTGACTGATTGGCTGCAGCGCAATAATGCGCGCTTTGTCATCCGCTATGCGCGCCAGCAGCTGATCTAACGCCTCGATATCACGCTGACGCGCCACCGGATGTTTGATCTCATCAGCCCGCACCAGCGCCTGATCCAGCACGTCATATCCCCCGCGCATATTAACTTTAGGCGATACCGTCACCCAGGTTTGCGCCGTGCAACGCACCGGATGCGTACCGCTGGTCTCTATCTGACAGCTAAAACCTGCCTGCTGCAACGCATCCGTTAGCGGGGTCAAATCATGGATGCACGGCTCGCCGCCGGTAATCACTACATGGCGGGCAGTCCACTGCTGCTGGTGGATAGTTTGCAGTAAAGCATCGGCATCGGCGGCGCCCCAGGCATCGCTTTCCACCGTTTTCACCAGGATGTCGCCCAGCGAGGTTTCCCGATCGGCCAGCTTATCCCACGTATGTTTGGTATCGCACCAGCTGCAGCCAACCGGGCATCCTTGCAAGCGGATAAAAATTGCCGGAACGCCGGTATAAAAACCTTCGCCCTGCAACGTCTGGAACATTTCATTAATCGGGTACTGCATTACACACTCACGTCAGGAGAAATAAGGGCGCAGATTATGGCAGATGAAGGGAGTGACGCCAAATGTCGCGGGCAGAAAAGGCACAAACTGAAGAAAACAAGCCGCCCGGCTGCGAGCCGGGCGGCACAGAGGGTTACATGAATTTATCGTGGTGCATTTTCACCATCGCCTGGCGCGCAACATCATTCGCGCCGCTTAGCGTAAAGTGACCATAATCGAACGCGCTCGGCTGACCGTTTGACGCCAGCGCATGGCAAACATCATTCGGGCACATGATATTGTAAACCGAGATATAGCCCACCTTCTCTTCGGCTACCGCCTGCTGCATGCGCAGATCGATCCCTTTAATATTGTGATTAAGAGAGCTGGTGACCAAATCTTTCCGCCCGTTTTCCTGATAGGCCAGCAGATCGGGCAGCGCCTCGGCATACTCGATGGTCGGCCCCATCACCGTAATATTGTTGGTGACTTTTTTCAGCGCCTCCAGCGTCGCTTTCAGCGGCGCAATATCTTCCGGCAGCCAGCGAGCTGAGATGATGATGCCATCTACTTTATGTTTCGGCAGCCACTGTTGATAGACATAATCCATCAGCTCACTGCATTTATTATTAATCGACTGGTGCGCCACCGGTTTACATCCTGCGGATGTCGCCTGCATTAGATTAACGCTCTCACCTGCCGCCAGGCTAAGCGCACGCCGAAGATGCGCGCCGTGGCTGTCGCCGACCAGCAGATAATTTTTTTCCGTGGCGGAGGTTTTCAGGCAGAAATCACGGTCGTAGTGCCCTTTCGCCTCATTGTTGCCATCGATAAAACATTTCCCTAAACGGAACTGATAAAAGTACTCTTCGGTACCGCGATACTGCGAGAATTTCGCCACCGCCAGCGCCTGATCGGAAAACTTACCGGACTCATTGCTGACATGACTTTTATACAGCGTGGCTGAGGCGATAATCACCAGGCCTACGACCGAGAAGGCGGAGACCATCGCCGGGTTCAGGTTCGATAGTTTGTAACGGAAAGGAATTTCAATGAGATAACGGGAAGCAATCGCCAGGGCGAAAGTCAGCGCCAGCACCAGCAGATCGCGCATGCCTTCGCTCATATTCAGGAACATTTTGCTGTAAACGATAAGCGGCCAGTGCCAGAGATAGAGGCAGTAAGAGATCATGCCGACATACACCACCGGCTTCAGCGCCAGAATGCGGTTTACCACCGCTTCCCGGCCCGCCAGGATCAGCAGGAAACTTCCCACACAGGGCCAGAGCGCGTTCCACGAAGGAAATGGCTTGCTGGTGCTGAGCCAGAAAAAGCCAAACAAAATCAGGCCCAGACCGGCCAGGCTCATCAGGTGCTTAATCTCCTGACGCACCGCTGCCATACGCGCTTCCAGCGTGGAAACCGCGATAAGCCCGCCGATTGCCAGTTCCCATGCGCGCGTAGGCAACATATAGAAAGTGAAGTCCGGCTTTTTCAGCACGCCGACAACGCTCAGCAGGAAGGAAACCGCAATAATGGCCAGCATCACCTGGGTTACGCGATGACGGAACCAGCGTACGGCAAACAGCAGCACAATCGGGAACAGAATATAGAACTGTTCTTCAACCGCCAGCGACCAGGTATGCAGCAGCGGTTTTAGCTCCGCCGGTCCGGCGAAGTAGCCGGTTTGCTGCCAAAAGAAGATATTCGAAGAGAAAAGCGTGGTGGCAACAGCGCTATTGCCCAGTTCAGTAAACTGCGCCGGCAGCAGATTATGATAGCCAAACAGCAATGTGGCGATCAGTACAACAAACAGCGGCGGCAAAATGCGTAAGCAGCGGCGCTTATAGAATTCCAGATAAGAAAATTCACCCTTCATGGCGCTCTGGTAAATAATGCCGCAAATCAGGTAGCCAGATATCACGAAAAAGATATCAACCCCGGTAAAACCACCGGGTATCCCGGACACGCCCAGGTGATAGGCGATCACAGGCAGCACGGCAAGTGCGCGAAGACCGTCAATATCAGCGCGATATTTCATTTTGAACCTTCCGTCTCATTACAATTAATGACGTAAGGTTTACATATTTTTATCAGTAATTAACCCTGAGTTAAGCCAAATCAGACAGTTCTGGAAACCGGCTTTTACAGGGTAAGTGACTCATTATCAACAGTATAATAAAAAAGCCCCGTAACAAGACGGGGCTTTTCAGATAATACGTAGGCCGCATCGTTCAGACGCGGCCCAGGAAAGGTTGATTATTGACCTTTCACTTCTTTCAGACCGTTGAACGGTGCTTTAGAACCCAGCGCTTCTTCGATACGAATCAGCTGGTTGTATTTAGCTACGCGGTCAGAACGGCTCATAGAACCGGTTTTGATCTGGCCAGCCGCAGTACCTACCGCCAGGTCAGCGATGGTGGCATCTTCAGTTTCGCCAGAACGGTGAGAGATAACGGCAGTGTAGCCTGCATCTTTCGCCATCTTGATTGCAGCCAGCGTTTCGCTCAGAGAGCCGATCTGGTTGAATTTGATCAGGATGGAGTTAGCGATGCCTTTCTCAATACCTTCTTTCAGAATCTTGGTGTTGGTGACGAACAGGTCGTCGCCCACCAGCTGGATTTTGTTGCCCAGCACTTTAGTCTGGTAAGCAAAGCCTTCCCAGTCAGATTCGTCCAGACCGTCTTCGATAGAAACGATCGGGTACTGTTTGGTCAGATCGGACAGGAAGTGGGTGAACTCTTCAGAGGTGAACGCTTTATTGCCTTCGCCGGCCAGAACGTATTTGCCATCTTTGTAGAACTCAGATGCCGCACAGTCCATCGCCAGAGTAATGTCTTTACCCAGCTCGTAGCCTGCTGCTTTTACCGCTTCAGCGATAACCGCCAGCGCTTCGGCGTTGGAGCCCAGGTTCGGCGCATAGCCGCCTTCGTCACCCACCGCAGTGTTCATGCCTTTCGCTTTCAGCACTTTCGCCAGGTGATGGAACACTTCAGAACCCATGCGGATCGCTTCTTTCACGCTGGAAGCGCCAACCGGCTGGATCATGAATTCCTGGATGTCGACGTTGTTGTCGGCGTGCTCACCGCCATTGATGATGTTCATCATCGGCAGCGGCATAGAGAATTTGCCCGGCGTACCGTTCAGTTCAGCAATGTGCTCATACAGCGGCATGCCTTTCGCTGCGGCAGCAGCTTTGGCGCTTGCCAGAGAAACGGCCAGAATCGCGTTAGCACCGAAGTTAGATTTGTTTTCGGTACCGTCCAGATCGATCATGATCTTGTCGATGTTCGCCTGATCTTTTGCATCTTTACCCAGGATGGCTTCAGCAATCGGGCCGTTAACGGCAGCCACTGCTTTGGTCACGCCTTTACCCAGGAAACGAGACTTGTCGCCGTCACGCAGTTCCAGTGCTTCACGAGAGCCGGTAGAAGCCCCTGACGGCGCGGCAGCCATACCTACAAAACCGCCTTCCAGATGAACTTCAGCTTCAACAGTCGGGTTACCACGTGAGTCGATGATTTCACGACCGATGACTTTAACGATTTTGGACATTAGTTTTTCCTCAGTACAAGTTAAGCTAAAACTCTGACAAACAATGCGCGAAAAGTTCGCGCATTGTTATAAAAATGCTTACTTCACTTGATGCTTCTGGTACTCGCTGGCGGCTTTGACAAAGCCGGCAAACAGCGGGTGACCATCGCGGGGCGTTGAGGTAAATTCCGGGTGGAACTGACACGCAACAAACCACGGGTGGTTCGGGTTTTCGATAATCTCAACCAGCTGATTGTCACCTGAACGGCCTGCAATACGCAGACCCGCCGCTTCGATAGGTTTCAACAGCATATTGTTGACTTCATAGCGGTGGCGATGACGCTCAACGATAGTGTCGGAGCCGTACAGCTGGCGCACCAGGCTATTTTCGGTCAGCTGGCACTGCTGGCTGCCGAGGCGCATGGTGCCGCCGAGATCGCTCTGCTCGCTGCGCACTTCAACGTTACCGTTTTCATCGCGCCATTCGGTAATCAACGCCACCACCGGATATTTACAGTCTGGCACAAATTCCGTTGAGTTGGCATCAGCCATACCCGCAACGTTACGAGCGAATTCCATCAGCGCAACCTGCATACCCAGGCAGATGCCCAGATAAGGAATATTGTTTTCACGCGCATACTGAGCGGTGAGAATTTTGCCTTCGATACCGCGCGGACCAAAGCCGCCCGGCACCAGAATCGCATCCAGACCTTTCAGCACTTCAACGCCGCGTGATTCCACATCCTGTGAATCGATCAGCTTGATGTTAACCGTGACGCGGTTTTTCAGGCCGCCATGCTTCAGCGCTTCAATCACGGATTTATAGGCATCCGGCAGTTCGACATATTTGCCGACCATGCCGATGGTCACTTCACCGCCCGGATTAGATTCTTCGTAAATCACCTGCTCCCATTCAGAGAGGTTAGCTTCCGGCACGTTCAGGCTGAATCGTTTACAAATATAATCGTCCAACCCCTGTGATTTCAACAGGCCAGGAATCTTATAAATGGAATCAACGTCTTTTAGCGAGATAACCGCTTTTTCCGGCACGTTACAGAACAGCGCGATTTTTGCGCGTTCGTTGGCCGGTACGGCGCGATCGGAACGGCAGATCAGCACGTCAGGCTGGATACCAATAGAGAGCAACTCTTTAACGGAGTGCTGAGTCGGCTTGGTTTTGACTTCACCCGCCGCGGCCATATAAGGCACTAACGTCAGGTGCATATAAAGGGTATGTTCGCGGCCGACATCCACCGCCATCTGACGGATAGCTTCCAGGAAAGGCAGCGATTCGATATCGCCGACGGTACCGCCGATTTCCACCAGCACCACGTCGTGGCCTTCGCCGCCTTCGATAATGCGCTCTTTGATAGCATTAGTGATATGCGGAATAACCTGGATGGTAGCGCCAAGATAATCACCGCGGCGCTCTTTGCGCAGCACCTCAGAATAGATGCGGCCAGTGGTAAAGTTATTGCGACGCGTCATCCGAGTGCGGATAAAGCGTTCATAGTGACCTAAATCGAGATCGGTTTCGGCGCCGTCGTCGGTAACAAATACCTCACCGTGCTGCGTCGGGCTCATGGTACCCGGATCCACGTTGATGTACGGGTCCAGCTTCATGATGGTCACGTTCAGGCCACGCGCCTCGAGAATGGCTGCGAGGGAGGCTGCGGCAATGCCTTTACCCAGAGAGGATACGACCCCGCCGGTCACAAAAATATAGTTCGTTGTCATGCTGAACCTGAGAGTTGAGGTTTAAAGACGGTGGAATAACCAGGACGGGAAAACAGTATACCGGATTCGCCCTTCAGCCACAATTGATCATTGCCGCCGTCGCCATACCTGATGACGGCCTACCTTAACCGGGTAAGGCGCCGCAAGGGTTGATTTGAGTCATGATGCGCCGACATTTTTCGCCAAAAGCTGAAACGAGTAAGCTAAAGCGCTTTCTCACCCGCTTTTACCTGCTGCCAGGCGGATTCCATCTGCTCCAGCGAGGCGTCGCTCATGCTCATGCCCTGCGCCGCGATAATCTGTTCGACCTGACGAAAACGACGCTCAAATTTCACATTGGCTTTTTGCAGCGCGGTCTCCGCTTTTGTGCCGAGATGACGCGCCAGATTCACGGTCGCGAACAGCAGATCGCCGACCTCTTCTTCCAGCTTCGCCTCATCCACCACCGCCTGCTGCGCTTCGTGCATGACCTCATCGATCTCTTCATGCACTTTATCAACTACCGGGCCTAACGAATGCCAGTCAAAGCCTACGCTGCGACAGCGCTTTTGTATTTTTTGCGCGCGCATCAGCGCCGGCAGCGCCTGCGGAATATCATCCAGCGCCGAATGCTGCGCTTTCTCTGCCCGCTCCTGCTGCTTAATCTGTTCCCAGTTATGCAGCACCTCGGCGCTATCCTTTACCTGCGCGTCGGCAAAAATATGGGGATGACGGCGCTCCAGCTTATCGGCTATGCCATGACAAATATCATCGAAGGTAAAACGCCCCTCTTCACGCGCCATCTGGGCATAAAAGACCACCTGAAACAGCAGATCGCCCAGCTCGCCGCGCAGATCCTCGTAATCTTCGCGCTGAATGGCGTCGATCACCTCATAGGTCTCTTCCAGCGTATAAGGGGCGATGGTGGCGTAAGTTTGCTGACGATCCCATGGGCAGCCGTGCTGCGGATCGCGCAGGGTCTGCATAATAGTCAGCAGACGATCAAGAGCAGTCATAGTAAAACCTTAATATCAGGAAGCGGGACCGGCATACCGCAACAGCGCGGCATGCCGGATGATTAATGCAGACGTCGGGCGTCGATGATGTCGGGAACCTGATTAAGGCGCGCCAGCACGCGTCCCAGCACCTGCTGATTATAAATCTCGATATCCATATCAATGGTTGCCAGCTGTTTACGCGTATCGCTGCGGCTGGATACGCCCAGCACGTTCACCTTCTCGTTGGCGAGAATGGTGGTGATATCACGCAGCAGCCCGCTGCGATCGTTGGCGGTTACGCGCACCACCAGCGAATAACCGCTGGAATAGCTTTCGCCCCACACCGCATCGACGATGCGCTCCGGCGCGTGCGACATCAGCTCCGCCAACTGATCGCAGTCGGCGCGGTGAATGGAAATCCCCCGCCCCTGCGT
This Mixta hanseatica DNA region includes the following protein-coding sequences:
- a CDS encoding YciI family protein, which translates into the protein MYIINLSYHRPIEEVEALTDAHLSWLKRYFDADVFIAAGRKDPRSGGVIMAKDIDRSRLDTILAEDPFVAVAHYEVIKVNISLTSEALKALAES
- a CDS encoding phosphoadenylyl-sulfate reductase; amino-acid sequence: MSVLDLAALNELPKVERIMALAEVNTQLEALSAEDRVIWALENLPGEFVLSSSFGIQAAVSLHLVTRQKPDIPVILTDTGYLFPETYRFIDELTEKLDLNLKIFRAEQSPAWQEARYGKLWEQGVEGIERYNEINKVEPMNRALQTLGAQSWFAGLRREQSGSRANLPVLAVQREVFKVLPIIDWDNRQVYQYLQQHGLGYHPLWDEGYLSVGDTHTTRKWEPGMAEEETRFFGLKRECGLHE
- the cysI gene encoding assimilatory sulfite reductase (NADPH) hemoprotein subunit codes for the protein MSEKHPGPLVVEGKLSDAERMKKESNFLRGTIAEDLNNGLTGGFSGDNFLLIRFHGMYQQDDRDIRAERAEQKLEPRHAMMLRCRLPGGIITPKQWLAIEKFATENTLYGSVRLTNRQTFQFHGILKKNVKPAHQMLHEVGLDAIGTANDMNRNVLCSSNPVESELHQEAYEWAKKISEHLLPRTRAYAEIWLDEKKVATTEEEPILSATYLPRKFKTTVVVPPHNDVDLHANDLNFVAIAENGKLVGFNLLVGGGLSIEHGNKETYARTASEFGYLPLDKTLAVAEAVVTTQRDWGNRTNRKNAKTKYTLERVGVETFKAEVERRAGITFEPIRPYEFTTRGDRFGWVKGIDDKWHLTLFIENGRLLDYPGRPLKSGVAEIAKIHQGDFRLTANQNLIVAGVPESEKARIEEIARSHALMENVTAQRENSMACVAFPTCPLAMAEAERFLPAFVTRVEEIMSTHGVGNEHIVLRVTGCPNGCGRAMLAEVGLVGKAPGRYNLHLGGNRSGTRIPRMYRENITEDEILTHIDELVGRWAQERTPGEGFGDFTIRAGVVKPVVDPARDFWE
- the cysJ gene encoding NADPH-dependent assimilatory sulfite reductase flavoprotein subunit; translated protein: MTTQAPPGSLLPLDPEQLARLQAATHDLSTTQLAWISGYFWGVVNQSPGAVAVSQNAPAPAAEAPAITLLSASQTGNARRVAEQLRDDLLAAKLNVKLVNAGDYKFKQIAQEKLLLVVTSTQGEGDPPEEAVALHKYLMSKKAPKLPETAFAVFGLGDTSYEFFSKAGKDFDSRLAELGAERLLDRVDADVEFAADAEKWRKEIVALLQKRVPAETPAQAAATATGTFNEVFTTPYTRDEPLVATLAVNQKITGRASDKDVRHIEIDLGDAGLRYQPGDALGVWYENDPALVKELTELLWLRGDETVEVKGQSLPLSQALQQHFELTVNTPQIVEQYAKLVRNEKLLALVADKAQLQHYAQTVPIVDMARQAPGELNPEQLLSLLRPLTPRLYSIASSQAETENEVHITVGAVRYEIDGRPRAGGASSYLADRLEDEGEVRVFIEHNDNFRLPANPDAPVIMIGPGTGIAPFRAFMQQRENDGAGGKNWLFFGNPHFTEDFLYQVEWQRYVKEGLLTNIDLAWSRDQQHKIYVQDKIREKGAEVWRWLQEGAHIYVCGDANRMAKDVEQALLEVVAEQGAMDLESADEFLSELRIERRYQRDVY
- the queD gene encoding 6-carboxytetrahydropterin synthase QueD, which codes for MATTLFKDFQFEAAHRLPHVPEGHKCGRLHGHSFLVRLEITGDVDPYTGWIMDFAELKAAFKPVYDRLDHYYLNDIPGLENPTSEVLAQWIWQQMKPVVPLLSAVMIKETCTAGCVYRGE